A window of Pusillimonas sp. DMV24BSW_D genomic DNA:
GCATGCGCGACGAAAATGATTTTTCCTTATTCAATCCGGTGTTCTTTTCAACCAGTAATGCGGGTGGAAAAGCACCTGCCTGGGCTGACGGCGCCGGGCCCCTGCAAGATGCGTACGATATCGAGGCACTCAAAAAGCTGCCCGTGATCGTAACGGCTCAAGGTGGAGACTACACCACTAAAGTGCACGGGCAGTTGCGCGATGCCGGCTGGGATGGCGTTTGGATTGATGCCGCCAGCACATTACGCATGGCTGAAGACGCCATTATCGTGCTGGATCCGGTGAATCGGCCTGTTATTGATGCGGCAATGAAGCGAGGTGTCAAGAACTTTGTGGGTGGCAACTGCACGGTAAGTTGCATGCTCATGGGCCTGGCAGGCCTGTTTAACAAAGATCTGGTCGATTGGATGACCAGCATGACATACCAGGCCGCTTCCGGTGGTGGTGCCCAACACATGCGTGAGTTGCTTACGCAGTTTGGCATTATTAATCAATCTGTTAAATCGTTACTCGATTATCCCGCTTCGGCCATTTTGGAAATAGATCGCGGCGTGCTTGATGTTCAGAAAGATCCTAACTTGCCTCGAGAGCAATTCCAGGTTCCTTTAGCGGGCAGCCTCATTCCCTGGATTGATCGTGATCTGGGCAATGGCGTGTCTCGTGAAGAATGGAAGGCGGAAGCCGAAACCAATAAAATTCTGGGCCGCGGCGAAGCGTTTGGCACGGAACCAACGCGTATCGATGGTTTGTGCGTCCGTATTGGTGCCATGCGTTGCCATAGTCAGGCGTTAACCATTCGCCTGAAGAAAGACGTGCCTCTGGACGAGATATCCGATATTATTCGCGACGGTTCCAAATGGGCGAAAGTTGTGCCTAACGAAAAAGAATCCACTGTAAACGATCTGACTCCGGTGGCAGTAACGGGCACGCTCGATATTCCGGTGGGGCGTTTACGCAAAATGTCCATGGGATCTCAGTATCTGAGCGCCTTTACGGTGGGCGATCAGCTTCTTTGGGGCGCGGCCGAACCATTGCGCCGCATGTTACGTATCACTTTGGGCGAACTGTAATATGAATGATTCTTGTCGCGTAACTGTAAAACCTTTGGCAGTTCGTTTGGCTTACCTCACGGCATTAGCCTCATTAGCTGTAAGTTCTTCAGTTTATGCGATAAGTTTTGGTCATTCGCGTTTACTGTCCCCTGTGGGTCAGCCCCTGCAGATTCAGGTACCGGTGCACGCGTTAACCGACCAAGAGCGTGACTCCTTGGTGGTTTCGGTAGCGGCCGCGCCGGCCTGGGAGCAGGCGGGTTTGACGCCGCCGGTTGACCCGGCAACGATGCAAGTTGCCGTGGTTGACGGCGTTAAGGCCGGGTCAAAGCTCATTACCGTCCGCTCCAGTCAACCACTTTCTTCAAGCGTGGCAGATTTGCTGCTGGCGGTGCGTTCGTCGTCCGGTCAGATGCAACATCAGGTTAGTTTGTTGGCTCCGGCCGATCTCGAAGTGGCACGTGCGAGTGGCGGCGTAACGGCTTCTGGTTCCGGGGCAGTGGGTACGCCGGGTGATGCTGCGGCCACATCCATTCAAATTCGTCGCGGTGATACTTTGTTTGCCCTGGCGCGTCGCCATGCGGTTCCGGGTATCAGCGTATATCAATGGATGATTGGGGTAATGCAGGCGAATCCGCAGGCATTCATTAACGATAACGTTAATTTAATCAAGGCGGGCGCAACATTAAATGTGCCGGGCGGGCAGCAGCTTGCGGCTTTGTCCGATCGAGAAGCACGGGAAATCTTTCAAAAACATGCAGGGGCTTTTGCCGAATATCGGCAGCGTTTGGCGGGTGAAGTTGCACGCGCTGAGCCTGCTACTGCGCAAGCAACTGATCGCGGTGAGGTCACAGCACCCGAAGTTGGTTCTACGCCTGCTCCGGCCGTCCAACAACAAGACCGTCTTGTGCTGCAATCAGCGCAAGCATCTACAACGCCGGCAAATTCTCCCTCAGCTAATTCGTCATCGGTGGTGAACGCAGGGGGTCAGAACGGTGGCGGAGGTTCAACTGCGCAGGCAAACGGCGACACGGCCGGCTCAAGTACAGTGTCAGTGAGTAGCGATGATCAGCTTGCGCTTGAGCGCAATACTGAAGAGGCCCGTCAGCGCGTTAATCAACTTGAAGATAACGTTAAGAATTTGAATCAGGCTTTGCAGCAGCAAGGTACCGCTGCTCATCAAGCCGTGGTGGATGGTGCAAAAACAGTAGAAGAAACGGTTGAGCAGTTGAAGGAAATGGTTGATGGCGAAATGCCCGGTTCTGATACTGCCTCGGCAAATAACGGGCGTAACGATAACGTGCCGGGAACGGGTCAGGATAAGAGTGTCGTCACGTCGGGCAGTGATGGTTCGACCAGCCCCGCCAACGCCGGTACCAGTACTAACGCCGGCAGCACCATAACAGAAGGCACATCAGGGGCATTGGCGGGGAATGCTTCTTCCGCTGCCCAAGCCGGGTCCGCTAGTAAGCCTTCGAGTGCTGAAGCGGCTGCATCTGTCGAAGATGCCAATAAAGACTCCGATTCACTTTCTACGTGGTTCATGAATAATTTGCTGATTGTCATTAGCGGTGCACTCGCGCTTATTGTTTTGATCGTTGCTTGGCTGCTGCGTCGTGTTGGCGCTGAGCGTGACGATGACTCCGATGCCGTTATTACAGAGGAGATGGTGCGTGAGCGTTTGCAGAGCATTAATCTCGATCTCGACGATTCGACGGAAACCGGTCAAACGGAAAAACGCAGATAAGGTATGACTCGACTGGCATTGGGTGTGTCTTACGACGGCTCACCTTGGCGCGGTTGGCAAAGCCAGCCGCATGGCCAAACGGTACAAGATCAATTTCAGCGGGCAGTTCACCAGTTCATCACTGAGCCGGTGGCGACGGTTTGTTCCGGGCGTACCGACGCAGGCGTCCATGCCCTTGAGCAAGTCGTACACCTGGATACGCCGGTTAATCGTTCGCTTGAGTCATGGACAAGGGCGTTAAATGGTTTGTTGCCGCCCAGTATTTCCGTAAACTGGGTGAAGCCAGTTACCAACGATTTTCATGCTCGTTTTTCGGCAACAGCCCGCACCTATATTTATGTTGTTCGTAACGATCGAATTCGTTCGCCTTTGGTGCATCGGCGGGTGGGTTGGGTTTTTTATCCCTTGAACCTGACTCTCATGAAAGAAGCGGCGGCACGCTTGTTAGGTGAGCACGATTTCAGCAGCTTTCGAGCGTCTGAGTGTCAGGCAGCCAGCCCGGTGCGCGACTTGCAACAGGTCGACATTGAGCAGCACGGTGTTTACTACGTCTTTACATTTAAGGCTAATGCGTTTTTACACCACATGGTGCGTAACTTAATGGGTATGCTGATTTATGTGGGCTTGCAGCGCATGACGCCCGAATCCGTAACCACTTTGCTTCACGACAAAGATCGTCGTCTGGCGCCACCTACCTTTGCTCCTGACGGCTTGTATTTTGCACGGGTCGATTATCCCGATTCATTTAATTTGCCGCAATTATCAGCACAAGAAAACTTTAAGCTGCACTTTGGTTTTCTTGGTTAAAGCGAGTGGATTGAGCCATGACTGCTTTGCTGCGGCCACCATTTTTAGCTTGGTACATCGCTTTGTCGGCGGCATGGCTCAAGCTGTGAACATCAACACCGTGTTCGGGGTATAACGCAATGCCGATACTGGCGGAAATGTTGGCTTGGTAGGGCCCCAATTGAAAGGGGTTTTGCAATGCTTCGCATAGACGGGTGGCAATATCCATGCATTTTTCGGGTTGCGTGTCTTCCAGGAGGTAAACCATGAATTCGTCACCTCCTATACGCCCTGCCAGATCTGTTGTGCGCAGGAAGTGCGAAATTCGCCGGCTGACTTGTTTCAACAGTTCGTCTCCCACCGCATGGCCATATTGGTCGTTTACCGGCTTGAAGTGATCCAGATCTATATAGAACAACGCTAACGAACGGCCTCGTAAACGTGTTTGGGATAACGCTGTATCCAGTCGATCCAGAAAGCACCAACGATTCGCCAGGCCGGTTAACGGATCGTGCAAGGCAAGATGTTTTACCTCTTCTTCCAACTTGTGTCGAGCGGTAATATCGTTCACGTAACCCGTCCAGGTAATGGTGCCGTCAGACAAGCGTTGGGGTAAGTCTCGAGCCTCAACCCAGAGGGTTGTGCCGTTCGTGTGCTGCATTCTGAATTGGGCATGCCATGGAAGCAGGGAGTCACCGGCTTCAATACTGCTGCTCAAAACCCAATCATGGTCGTCAGGATGGATGCGATCGAGCAGCAGGCCGGCGTCATTGCGAACGTCCTCCACAGATATGCCGAACATTTGTGTGACAGTACGCCCTACGAATGTAAATTCCCAATGATCGGGCGGTTGATAACACAATTGGTATACAAAGCCTGGTAGATAATCGGAAATGGCATCGAGTTGTTGAACCAAATCGCGAGACCATGTGATGTCGCGTGCACTGATCAGGAAGTAACCTGGATGCGACCTTAACGGCGCCACGCGAATGTTCCAGTCTCTTTCGCCGGCGGGAACGCTAATGACTTGGTCGAATTCGACAGTATTTTGTGTTTGCAGGCAGCGCTGGTATTCGTTCAACAGGCGCCTGGCTTCATCAGGAGTGAAAAGGTCGTGTGGTGTTTTCCCGATTAATTGGGAGCGTTGCAGGCCAGTGGCAATTTCAAACTGCTCATTGGCTTCGGTGTATCTGAATGTCGTGCCTTTATCGTCCACCTGCATAATGACGAGGATATCGGGAGAATGCTGAAAGGCGGCGTGTAAAAGGTCCATGTATTCAGGCCCGATCTTAAATTTGCAAAGCGTACTTCAGCTCTGCGGGTGCGGCAACAGAAATAAGCGAGTCGATATCAGGAAAACAACAATAAATGGAACAGTACGGTAGGGGTTGTCAAGAGATTTGCGGCGCTGTTTTGCTTTGACCGGACCGCCGTTTCATTGCTCGTTAAAATAGAGCTTTGGTAAAACCTGAAGGCTGTTGTGAATGGCTGGTGTTATTGGGCAGAAAATGAAGAAAATCCGCACACGCGTGAAAATATGTGGTTTAACTCGGGCTGAAGATGTGAACGCTGCGGTGGCGGCGGGTGCCGACGCCGTTGGTTTGGTTTTTTATCCACCCAGCAGCCGTTATGTATTACCCGAAAACGCGAGCGATTTGCGCAACCTGGTTCCGGCCATGGTAAGTGTTGTGGCGCTTTTTGTGAACGCTTCAAATGAGGATGTGCAACAAGTTATTGATCAAGTGCAACCCGACGTGCTGCAATTCCACGGGGATGAAAGCCCCGACGAGTGTGAGCAGTATGGTCGTCGATATATGAAAGCCTTTCGCGTTGGTGCGCCGGGTTTGGATACCCCGCAGGCGGTATTGGACACGTGTCTCCGGTATCGCTCGGCCAGTGCGTGGTTGTTCGACAGTTACAGCGCCGGGTACGGCGGTAGCGGTAAACAGTTTGATCTAGGGCTTTTGGAAATGGTTATTGCAAGCCCTGAGTCAAAGCCGGTTGTGCTGGCGGGCGGATTGAATGTGGAAACAGTTGGAGCGGCAATTGCGCAGGTGGCACCGTTTGCCGTCGATGTCAGTAGCGGAGTAGAAATTTCCGGCGGCGTTAAATGCGAAGGCAAGATTCGGGCATTTATGCAGGCTGTGGCGTTGAGCCGCTAGTCATTTTAGCGAGTACTCCCAATGGCTCAAGCCCATACCAGTTTTTTTTCTCCACTGCGCTTTGTATTGTTTCAAATAATAGTTTTTTCCCTTCCCGCACGGCTTGAGAGTGTGAACGGGACTGGTTCTCGAAAAGCGACCAGGTGAGGTAAATACGTTTGATGGGACTCCAATGTATGGATTGATCCAAAATGCTTGTGCTTACGGCACATGCAGGAACAACCGTTAAACCAAACCCTTCTTTCGCCAGTTGAAGGCATAAACTTAGGGTGTCGGTTTCAACCGCACCATTAAATCGAAGCCCTTTTCGGGCGAGCATGTGTTCTATTTGTACCCGAAGCTGGTTGGGGCGACCAGGCAAAATCAGCTTGACCCCATCGAGTTTATTGAGAAAAACCGGAATCTCTGGGCTGAGTCCTGAGTCTTCCCCCCCGACTATAACCAAGGGCTCCCGGGCTAGCGGTGTCTGTTTGAAACCGGTGGGTGGTGCAAAATCAAACGGAATAACGCATAAATCCAATATGCCGGCCAGCATCTGTTCGCGCAGGATGTGGCTGACACCCTCGTGAACGCGCAATTTTATATCCGGGTGGCGTTGCACCAGCTGGCTTATGTATTGCGTAGTGAACACTTGATTCCAGGAAGGAGGTATGCCAATGGAAAGCTGGCCCGCTGCCATTTCGCCGACCTGCTCTTTGATAATGGAAAGTTGTCGTAAAAGTGGTCGTGCCTTGTCGGCAAGCAGCTTTCCTGAATCCGTTAGTTTTACACCCCCTTGTGAGCGTTGAAATAATTTTGTACCCATTTCCCGCTCAAGTGCCGCAATATGACGTGATAGGGCCGGCTGGGACACATGAAGGTCGGCGGCTGCTTTGTTGATGCTTCCCAGTTCCGCCACGCGAAGCATATATTCCAGAAGACGAGGTTCCATCGTATTTTGAAGCTCCTTTGTTGATGGTTGCGAACACACATTTGAAACGTTTGTGTAAAGGCAATTAAACATGAATTGTTTGTTATCCATTATATGAATAATGGCAATGACTGTTTAACATTATTCAAATATCAATGGCTCCCATAGAATTCTTTCATTAGCCGCAGGATTGGCTCGCGGCATTGAAAGGAGACCATTCAATGGGTAAACAGAAAGTCATTGTGACAGTTGCGCCGACAGGGGGAATGGCCAGCAAGAAACAGAACCCTAATCTACCAACTCAACCACAAGAAATAGCAGAAGACGTATACCGTTGCTATAACGCAGGGGCGAGCGTTGTTGCATTGCATGCACGTCGTGCCCAGGATGACGAGGCGACGTGTGATCCGGCCATTTATGGCGAGATGAATACGCTCATTCGTGAAAAGTGCGACATCGTATTGAATAACTCGACAGGCGGTGGCATTAACGGCGATATGGTCCACCAGCTTAATAATGGGCTGTGGGAAATTAATTTTGAGCAACGCATAAAAGGGATGCAAGCGCCTGGCGTTGAAATGTGCACGCTTGACGCTCAGACAATTTGTGCCAGTTTTGGCGATAAAGAAATCCTGGTACCAACGACGCCTAGCAGAATACGCGAGTTGGCTGAAGGCATGATGGAACGGGGCATCAAGCCGGAATGGGAGGTTTTCAGCCTTTCTGACATTGTGCAAGAAGTGAACAAGGCGATTGCGGCGGGATTTGATAAGCCACCGTACTTCATCAACATCGTGCTTGGCGTGAACGCATTCCAAGGTGCATTGCCCTATACCCCGAAAATTCTTCAGCAAATGGTTGATCACCTTCCCAAAGACGTCGTGTTTAACGTGAGTGCTATTGGGGCTGCTCAGTTACCCGCAACGACACAGGCGGTATTGATGGGAGGGCATGTTCGGGTCGGATTGGAAGACAATCTGATGTATGAGCCCGGTGTTCAGGCAACTAATCTTATGTTGGTTGAAAGAATGGTGCGAATTATTCGTGAATTGGGCTACGAGCCCGCGACGCCGACTGAAGCCCGCGAGATTATGGGGCTGCCACCTCTTAAACAATAAGTGTTCAGTATCTGGCCGGGCATCATGATGTTTGAATGGTGTCGGCTGGTTTTGGGCTTTAAAAAGATAGGAGATGAGTTGTGGCAGAACCCACTTTTCGCCCGGTCAGACGAATTGTGACCGGGCATAACGAGGTGGGGCGTTCGGTTGTGCTAACTGATGCCCCTTCGCCTCACAAGATGTCGCTGGCTGGGGTGTCGAATTTCGGTGTGACGGATATATGGAAAACCGAATCGGCGCCTGCCAGTAACGAGGGTGATATTGACCCTTGCAGCTTGCCAATCGTTCTTGCTCCGCCCAAAAGCGGAACGGTTTTTAGGGTCGTGGAGTTTCCGCCCGACAAAGAGTATATCGGCAAATGGAAACGCGAAGCGGCTTTTGCCTCAATGGGCGATTCGGGCGCCGAGGCTCTGGAGGAAGACGCGTCACGCCATGAAATGATGCATACCACGGAATCAGTCGATTACGCATTTGTGATCGAAGGCGAGATTTGGGCTGTTCTTGATGAGGATGAGGTTTGCATGAAAGCGGGTGATGTACTTGTTCAACGCGGTACAAGCCACGCATGGAGTAATCGAAGTGATAAGCCGGCACGGGTGGGCTTTGTATTGATTGACGCTCATCCGTTGCGGCGATAAACGCACTGTTCATATCTTGATCGATAAAGGAGACAATGATGAAAAAGAAATACTTGCTGGCGTGCGCCCTGACCGTGTCATTAATTGGTCATCAAGCAGTCGCTGATGTCAAGATTGGCTTTACCGGTGCGCTTTCCGGGCCGGCAGCGGCATTGGGCCAGGATCAATACGATGGTTTTATGTTGGCGGTTGAGCGGAACAACGGAAAGTTGGGTGGTGAAACGGTTGAAGTGATTCGGGAGGACGATCAGGTTAAGCCAGAGATTGGCCTCCAGGCTGCCAGAAAACTTATTGACCAAGATAATGTTGATGCTATTGTCGGCATGGGTTTTACAAATGTACTGATGGCAATGCTGCCGCCTATACGTGAGTCTGGTGTCGTTGCAATTGCCACCAATTCAGGCCCGTTGACACTTTCAGGAGCGGGTTGTCAGCCTAATGTGTTTTCTACTGCATGGCAAAGTGATGGTCCAGCTGAAGCGATGGGTGTTTATGCCCAAAAAAATAATTTTAATAATGTTTACCTGATGGCTCCGAACTATCAGGCTGGAAAGGAAATGTTGGCAGGTTTTAAACGTTTTTACAAAGGCGAGGTGGTTGATGAGGTTTACACCCCTTTATCACAAACTGATTTCTCGGCTGAAATTACCATGTTGCAAGCTTCTGCTCCCGAAGCGGTGTTTGTATTTTATCCCGGCGGTTTAGGCATTAATTTTGTGAAACAAATGCGCCAGGCAGGCATGCTGGATAAAGTACCCGTTTTGTCTGTGTTTACTGTTGATGGTACAACCTTGCCGGCATTGAAGGGACTTGCCGATGGGGTTATTGCCGGTGCGATGTGGGATGCATCCCTTGAGAACGAGGCAAGCGAAGAGTTTGTAAAGGCCTACAAGGAAAAATATGGTCGTGTTCCCAGTTTGTACTCAGCGGCGGGGTACGACGCTGCCAATTTGTTGGGTGCGGCCATTGAAAGCGTTGATGGCGATGTGGCCGACAACGCGAAATTCGCTGCTGCGGTAAAGGAGGCGGGTGCTAGTTTTGAGTCGGTCAGAGGGCCGTTTAAGTTCAATAACAACAATATGCCGATTCAGAATTTCTATGCTTTCC
This region includes:
- a CDS encoding 3-keto-5-aminohexanoate cleavage protein, translated to MGKQKVIVTVAPTGGMASKKQNPNLPTQPQEIAEDVYRCYNAGASVVALHARRAQDDEATCDPAIYGEMNTLIREKCDIVLNNSTGGGINGDMVHQLNNGLWEINFEQRIKGMQAPGVEMCTLDAQTICASFGDKEILVPTTPSRIRELAEGMMERGIKPEWEVFSLSDIVQEVNKAIAAGFDKPPYFINIVLGVNAFQGALPYTPKILQQMVDHLPKDVVFNVSAIGAAQLPATTQAVLMGGHVRVGLEDNLMYEPGVQATNLMLVERMVRIIRELGYEPATPTEAREIMGLPPLKQ
- a CDS encoding phosphoribosylanthranilate isomerase, which translates into the protein MRTRVKICGLTRAEDVNAAVAAGADAVGLVFYPPSSRYVLPENASDLRNLVPAMVSVVALFVNASNEDVQQVIDQVQPDVLQFHGDESPDECEQYGRRYMKAFRVGAPGLDTPQAVLDTCLRYRSASAWLFDSYSAGYGGSGKQFDLGLLEMVIASPESKPVVLAGGLNVETVGAAIAQVAPFAVDVSSGVEISGGVKCEGKIRAFMQAVALSR
- a CDS encoding ABC transporter substrate-binding protein, coding for MKKKYLLACALTVSLIGHQAVADVKIGFTGALSGPAAALGQDQYDGFMLAVERNNGKLGGETVEVIREDDQVKPEIGLQAARKLIDQDNVDAIVGMGFTNVLMAMLPPIRESGVVAIATNSGPLTLSGAGCQPNVFSTAWQSDGPAEAMGVYAQKNNFNNVYLMAPNYQAGKEMLAGFKRFYKGEVVDEVYTPLSQTDFSAEITMLQASAPEAVFVFYPGGLGINFVKQMRQAGMLDKVPVLSVFTVDGTTLPALKGLADGVIAGAMWDASLENEASEEFVKAYKEKYGRVPSLYSAAGYDAANLLGAAIESVDGDVADNAKFAAAVKEAGASFESVRGPFKFNNNNMPIQNFYAFQAVKTGEDVAMKHIDTPLESHKDAYHAECKLK
- the truA gene encoding tRNA pseudouridine(38-40) synthase TruA, yielding MTRLALGVSYDGSPWRGWQSQPHGQTVQDQFQRAVHQFITEPVATVCSGRTDAGVHALEQVVHLDTPVNRSLESWTRALNGLLPPSISVNWVKPVTNDFHARFSATARTYIYVVRNDRIRSPLVHRRVGWVFYPLNLTLMKEAAARLLGEHDFSSFRASECQAASPVRDLQQVDIEQHGVYYVFTFKANAFLHHMVRNLMGMLIYVGLQRMTPESVTTLLHDKDRRLAPPTFAPDGLYFARVDYPDSFNLPQLSAQENFKLHFGFLG
- a CDS encoding cupin domain-containing protein produces the protein MAEPTFRPVRRIVTGHNEVGRSVVLTDAPSPHKMSLAGVSNFGVTDIWKTESAPASNEGDIDPCSLPIVLAPPKSGTVFRVVEFPPDKEYIGKWKREAAFASMGDSGAEALEEDASRHEMMHTTESVDYAFVIEGEIWAVLDEDEVCMKAGDVLVQRGTSHAWSNRSDKPARVGFVLIDAHPLRR
- a CDS encoding sensor domain-containing protein, giving the protein MDLLHAAFQHSPDILVIMQVDDKGTTFRYTEANEQFEIATGLQRSQLIGKTPHDLFTPDEARRLLNEYQRCLQTQNTVEFDQVISVPAGERDWNIRVAPLRSHPGYFLISARDITWSRDLVQQLDAISDYLPGFVYQLCYQPPDHWEFTFVGRTVTQMFGISVEDVRNDAGLLLDRIHPDDHDWVLSSSIEAGDSLLPWHAQFRMQHTNGTTLWVEARDLPQRLSDGTITWTGYVNDITARHKLEEEVKHLALHDPLTGLANRWCFLDRLDTALSQTRLRGRSLALFYIDLDHFKPVNDQYGHAVGDELLKQVSRRISHFLRTTDLAGRIGGDEFMVYLLEDTQPEKCMDIATRLCEALQNPFQLGPYQANISASIGIALYPEHGVDVHSLSHAADKAMYQAKNGGRSKAVMAQSTRFNQENQSAA
- the asd gene encoding aspartate-semialdehyde dehydrogenase; the encoded protein is MTQSVGLVGWRGMVGSVLMQRMRDENDFSLFNPVFFSTSNAGGKAPAWADGAGPLQDAYDIEALKKLPVIVTAQGGDYTTKVHGQLRDAGWDGVWIDAASTLRMAEDAIIVLDPVNRPVIDAAMKRGVKNFVGGNCTVSCMLMGLAGLFNKDLVDWMTSMTYQAASGGGAQHMRELLTQFGIINQSVKSLLDYPASAILEIDRGVLDVQKDPNLPREQFQVPLAGSLIPWIDRDLGNGVSREEWKAEAETNKILGRGEAFGTEPTRIDGLCVRIGAMRCHSQALTIRLKKDVPLDEISDIIRDGSKWAKVVPNEKESTVNDLTPVAVTGTLDIPVGRLRKMSMGSQYLSAFTVGDQLLWGAAEPLRRMLRITLGEL
- a CDS encoding type IV pilus assembly protein FimV produces the protein MGQPLQIQVPVHALTDQERDSLVVSVAAAPAWEQAGLTPPVDPATMQVAVVDGVKAGSKLITVRSSQPLSSSVADLLLAVRSSSGQMQHQVSLLAPADLEVARASGGVTASGSGAVGTPGDAAATSIQIRRGDTLFALARRHAVPGISVYQWMIGVMQANPQAFINDNVNLIKAGATLNVPGGQQLAALSDREAREIFQKHAGAFAEYRQRLAGEVARAEPATAQATDRGEVTAPEVGSTPAPAVQQQDRLVLQSAQASTTPANSPSANSSSVVNAGGQNGGGGSTAQANGDTAGSSTVSVSSDDQLALERNTEEARQRVNQLEDNVKNLNQALQQQGTAAHQAVVDGAKTVEETVEQLKEMVDGEMPGSDTASANNGRNDNVPGTGQDKSVVTSGSDGSTSPANAGTSTNAGSTITEGTSGALAGNASSAAQAGSASKPSSAEAAASVEDANKDSDSLSTWFMNNLLIVISGALALIVLIVAWLLRRVGAERDDDSDAVITEEMVRERLQSINLDLDDSTETGQTEKRR
- a CDS encoding LysR family transcriptional regulator, yielding MEPRLLEYMLRVAELGSINKAAADLHVSQPALSRHIAALEREMGTKLFQRSQGGVKLTDSGKLLADKARPLLRQLSIIKEQVGEMAAGQLSIGIPPSWNQVFTTQYISQLVQRHPDIKLRVHEGVSHILREQMLAGILDLCVIPFDFAPPTGFKQTPLAREPLVIVGGEDSGLSPEIPVFLNKLDGVKLILPGRPNQLRVQIEHMLARKGLRFNGAVETDTLSLCLQLAKEGFGLTVVPACAVSTSILDQSIHWSPIKRIYLTWSLFENQSRSHSQAVREGKKLLFETIQSAVEKKNWYGLEPLGVLAKMTSGSTPQPA